CAAACAAAAAGTGGGACTTGAAGTGACCTTTTGAACAATGTGGTGCAGCCAGATGAGTAAACCCTCATGTGAAGTTAAAATACATGAACAGGATGTGAAAAATACAGGCCATTATATGAGAAAATTGCTCAATGTGACAGGAAACAATATGACACTCTGCTAAGAATTTAACATCAGAATATAACAtaacataatgaaaaatgagaagtgAATTATATGAGAAATGGCCTAATAGCACAGATAATTGTAGGAGAGTATTTGGGACCTTCTGGGGAGCATAAGCTTAAAAGGCCAGCAGTGTCCCTGCAAGCACAACTGAAATACCAACCTCAGGTACAGACGCAGCAAATCTGAGACCAATCAAAATTTAATTACTAGTGGGCAAAGATGGGGAAGgcaaaggaacaggaaaagggACAATGAAGCATGCAAAAAAAGCTCCAGTGATAGCTGTCTGGGGTATCTATCAGGCAGTTGTGAGACAGATCACTGCAGCCCGGAGCAAGACAATAAATGAAATCTCTTGTTTTGATCATTCAGGCGTGTTTGATTTCCTCCTGCAGTCTCCACCCTGCCATGGTGGAGAGTTGCTTATCATGTACAACCCAAAATTCATTCATTCTCTATTGTCAGAAGCCTTAGACAAGTGCCTCAGCTCAAAGGGAGATGAATCCAGGCCTTACAGTTTGACCATCCCGAAAGAAAAGATTGGACACAGAATTCTCCTGGTATGTTCAGACTGCTCTTCACCCCAAATAGACTCTCTCTGTGCAAGATGGCGCACAAAGACGTCTGTGATGGTGTCATGAGGAAACGAAATACAGCAGTTGTTGGCTTTCTAGATAATCTTTGTTTAATCAGAGCTTtacacattaatttcttttcaatgtGACTTTGCCCTTGAAGTGTATGATTTGTTTCACCTGAGGTTCTTTACCCTAATCACTCATCTCCATACTTCAAATGCCAGTGGCATTTGGTTCTGTCTTAGGGTATTTCCTTTGGTTGCTTATTTCCAAATTAATTAAAGCTTTGAATACCCTGAGTCAATAGAGCTTCTTTTGTACATAGTTACAACTTCTGTTTAATACATTCCTGGGCACTATGGAGAGGTGTCCAGCCTTACAGAAGGTTAAGATGTTTTGCTAAGAACCCTTTTGCTCATCAGTGAGGGAACCATACATTGACAGGAAATGAAAGCAAGGAGTTAAGACACAGTGTGGAGAATGAGCTTTGAGGATGGGACTGAAGAGTAAACCAAAGTTAAACTACTCTAAATTTGAGGTTCACAATGactagcattttttttctttctgataaaaGACTACCAATATTTCATCCTCTCCAATAACCACTGAACACTCTTTCTGTCTTACCTTTGTACTCACCTTGACTTGTTTTTacataaaaacatttacataagtatttttttaaagtgaggaaAACCTCATTCAGTATCAACATTTATTAAGCTGTgcataaaaatatctgaaaaagattaattaaatgGCAGTGACTGTATGTAACTTTTGACTTGAAATTAGATTCCACCATCAGGATGCTGAAAGCTTTTCCTTAGATTTCTGTCCTAAGGAGATTTCTTCTTAGAAGACtattcatatttttcaaatcaGTAGAATTTTGGAAGGTAGGTcagctgttctttaaaatgtattttgtgtatCCAGCCCTAATCAGAAAACAGATCTCTTTCTCTGTAAGAGTCAAACTGACAGAAGCCACTGGGATTGGTGGTTTCCTAAGTGAAAACTTCAAATTTAATGTTTCTAATGCAgtgtctcttttttctttttttttttaaagagattaaatacagataaattttaatgaaatgaaacaaagaatttGAATTTAAGTAAGTTTTGTCTTACtattatttcctcttttaagaaattatttcttatttaagcTAACCAAAGGTCAAGCTTATTGACACTCAGCACTTTTCCAAAACACCAGTGGATGAATATAACTTTGAAGACTGTCTTACAGATATTCAGTACTATCCCTTTCAGAGCAATATCTTTGTATTTCATCACTGAAaggcaaatttattttaaagccatttacTGAACATTTGCCTACAAAATTTCTTTTATCATTTATATTCAAATCTGCTGCTGTTTAAATGCATGAATTAAATGATCAGAAGATCAATTGTATTTGTTTGATATTTCTTGGGGACATACagtcatttttctctctcactggAATCAACCTGTTAACAAAATATGTATGGTGAGGCTCTTGCCAAAAGAAggctcttcctcttcttcacaAGCCTCCTGCACAAGTTCACTTTTCACCCTCCCGTCGGAGTTTCTGTCTCAGACCTGGACCTCTTCCACTACATTGGGTTTTCTGTCTACCCAAAGCCTTATGAAGTCTACAATATACCACCTTCCTAGAGGttttttcagatgtatttcagactcagaaaaaaaatgcatacatttAGTACAAAATATATCAACAGTCCATTGCCACATGTGTCTCTACACCTATGCATCTTCTCATCAAGCAAACAGGCCAGGGATCAGTCTCTGGTACTACACAGAACACATGCCCATGCAATgacattttctcttcccttaCCTCCAAGGCAGGGCTTGGTTCTTTACACATTCCTCcaaatacagacacacacacacacacagatgcacacaAATACTAGTACAACCTACTGCAAGACAATCATAGTTGTCCCAGTTCAGAACTACTGTGAAAAAATGTTGAAGAGCAACAGAGAAAATCTTGTACTTGGAACTAAGaactaattttcttcagaatagtCTGCATATTATTGAGATCCACtgaactcttaaaaaaaacaaacccaatttTCCCACTTTAGAATTAAACTGCCTCCAGCATTGCTTTCAAAGATGCAAAGATGTTTACTTTGTTATGAGTGACATAGCTAATGTGAACAGATCCCCCAATTTTCCAGCACGTTTGGCCAATGGTCTGCATCCATTTGGGGTACTTTTTTCTTGAGTTCATGTTAGGTGAGAAGAATTGGGACAGTGAAAAGAATGATTCTTGCTCTACTGAATCTTGCTCACTGAGAAGACTAAGCACCACAAGAATTTTCTCCTGCTCCTAAAAGACCCTGGCCAAGTTTTCCTCATGCATCATGTAAAGTACCAGTGAAGAATTTTACTATCATAAAGTTAACAAACACTTTAGAAACAACTCAACTTTTTCAAGATGTGTATAGAAACATTGCCTGTCAGACCTTGGAGAGCCACAAATATTGGCCCATAGCAGGATCTTAAATCTCCACTTCAAAATAAGGCCAAGGGGAAACGTTCCCAAGCAAGGAAGAAACACTTGCAGCCTGTCACACATGTCTGTGACAATTTCACTATGCTGGGCTCACTCACTACCTTCCAGCACTGCAGGAAACAGAGACCTGCTGGAGAAAATCAGCAGGACTGCGCAGGCAAGGGGAATGGGGTGAGAGGGGCCGCCTCCTTCTCCCACTGCATTTCAAGACATGCCCCCAGTTCCCACAGCATCCTACCGATAACCCAGAGTCTTGCAGAGGCAGGTAAATGCTGTGCCTGTACTCAAACTCTGCACAGACCTAACCATGGACCCACCTCTTGGGAAACAACTGAAAATTGCTgttcacagaatcaaagaacaGTAGAGGTAGGAAGGGACCTCCGGAGATCATCTCCTCCAacctcccctgcttgagcaggctcACCCagaacagggggcacaggaccgcgtccaggcggggtttgaatgtctccagggaagggaccccacagtctccctgggcagcctgtgcccctgctctggcacccgcacagggaagaaggTTTTCTCATATTCacatggaatttcctgtgttccagcttgtgcccgttgccccttggcctgtcgttgggcactattgaaatgAGTCCGTCaccatcgtcctgacacccacccgttagatatttataagcattgatgagatcctccctcagtcttctccaagctgaacaaacccaggcctctcagcctttcctcataagggagatgctccagtcccctgatcatcttggcagctctctgctggacttgctcaagcaattccctgtccttctcgaactggacacagcactccagatgtggcctcactagggcagagcagagggggaggagaacctccctcaacctgctggccacactatttttatgcagcccagggcaccgttggccttcttggccacaagggcatgtttctggctcagggtcacctcgctgcccaccagcactcccagggccttctcaacagagctgctttccagcaggtcccccccagcctgtgctggtgcggggggttgttcctccccaggggcaggaccttgcccttgttgaactccatgaggttcccctgggcccagctctccagcctgtccaggtctcgctggatggcagcacagccttctggtgtatcagccactcctcccagcttggtatcgtcagcaaacttgctgagggtacactctgtcccttcacccaggtcactgatggggcagagtctggttggaggcctgtaactagaGGACCACCCCcgccaggggtctgtgctgggtccagtcctacTGAACATATTAATCAGTGGGAACAGCGCTATTTACGGGCCTCCAACCACACTCTGCCCCTTTGATCATAACCCTCTAAGCTCTGTTGTTCAGCAAGCTCccaatccacctcactgccctctcatctaacccacacttccttagctcgTCAGTGAGCTtcttatgggagacagtgttgaacgGCGCACTGAAGTCAacataaacaacatccactgctctcccttcactgacccagccagtcacgccaccATAGAATTCTCTTCATATCTCAAGAGTCAGTATCTGACTCATCCTTTGTTAATAGTTAAATCCCAGATATATGCGGTAAGAATTACCTTCTCAATGCCTTTTTACCTCCTTTGGGGAGGTGGAGTAGAAACAAGCCAACTGGCACACAGCTGGACATCAGCCCAGGACTTTTTCCAGGACACCTTCCAGGTAGGTGAAGTGTCCTGGCCTTTTCTCCAGAGACCTcaaggggcagcagcagcctcgGGGCAAGCTGGTGCAAGAGCAGGCTTGCTATAGCTCCTCTTCCAGACTCCCAGCCAGGTCCCCCTGCTATTTTCCTCTAGGTctccacatccccatcccctgtGAGGCTGACTCCTCTCCTATGCCTTTGGTCACATCTCTGCAGGGATCCGGACTCTTTAAAGAGTCAAGGGCAAGGTGCTCAGCCTGGGCACCTCACCTCACACAGCCTTCACGTTCTTTCCTCAAGGTCATGTACAATTCAGTTCTCTACACTTCTACTAGAAAGCTCTTCCAAACGTTGTTCCAAAGGCTGTGTCTCATCTTCTCTCGTCAGTCCCAACAAAAGCCCTGGGTGGTCTCTTCTCCATGGCTGCTTCTTTTAACACCTCCTTCTCTGCCACTCATAGACTCTAAGACAAACAAGTCAGGCtgtacctcagccttctttcCTCAACCAACAGAGGCCatcttttctcagtttctctCCTCAGCTTTGGCTGTCCGTTCAGAGATAATCATGCAGCTCTTCTCTCCACCTCTCTTCCTGAAATGGTTACAGCAATTGCCACAGCTGAAGATACAGCCCCTACTGTACAACTGGCTGTAGGttgccctgcttgagcagcaaTGTTGGGCCAGGTGACCTCCAAAGTTCCATTCTAGCCTCAACCATTATGTGAAAATTAGGACCATGTAAGGCATGGATTACCTGACTGGTTTTAGCTTCTCGTTTTGGAAAAGAAGGTGCCCCTTGCCCTCTATTCACTTTAAAGGAAGCTGAGGCTATCAGATCAATACAGACCTCACCATTTGGCCAGATCACTCTACCCTACATTTCACTCTGTTTGAACTCCCGCCGAAACAAAGATGTGTGTGCCACAACAAATTATTCAGCTAGCTCAGAGGAGCTTGGCACTGAGTTCCTCCTCTCTTGAGTACTTTTGATCAATGCAGCTTTCCACTGTAGGACCCACAGCTCATCAAGGCCATAAATCCACAGTCAGGCTCCCCAGGAGGAATCTTCACTACTGTCTCAGATCCCTAGTCAGTCAAGCTTCTGCTCTTGTCAAGACCTGGCATCCCAACCATCTTCCATAGAGAGAGAACGGAAAGCCTGAGCAACCAGTAGagcctcttccttcttctcccacctcctcccagtcTCAAAGTTCAAGGCACTGTTTGAGTTGTTGTTTCCAAATTGGACTTATGCCCACAGACACCTCTGCCAATGCACAGGACTAGTTTAGACATCACTCATTAAACAGTAACCAGCATACGGTCAAGTGAGCGCACACAGTGGTGAGAGTGCCTAGTAGGGATTCTCCAAGGGTAAAAACCCAGGCAGGCATTTCTACCATTTCTTAGAGGCCAAGTTCATATCTCTGTATGTGCAGAAGTGCCACTAATGCTTGAAACTTAACTTCTGACAGAAGATTGCACTCTTTGCCTgaactttcttcttctctgttaAGCCTTTGCTGAAAGACAATGGATTGGGTCAATATTGCTCCTGTAGGGTTACTGTTTATACTCGTTCTCCTGCTGATTCTGAAAAGACAACATGTCCGGAACAGCCACACAAGAGACAACTTCCCCCCAGGACCCAGGGCTTTACCCATCATTGGAAATCTGCACACTGTGGATCTGAAGAGACCTTACCTGACAATGCTAGAGGTAActtctcttgttctttttctatAGAGCTCTCTGTCTAAGGCAGTCACTGACCCCCCAAAAAGGGGTACAAATTTTTCTCTGGACAGGTAGACACAAAGGCAGCAGAATTAATTATCTGCAGTAACTTCTCTTCCTATCACACAATCTTGTGTCAGTGCAGGGGAATTGTCTTCTGTGGAGCACAGGAAATGCTGGGGTTCTCCAGACAAGGGTAGCCAGAAGAGAGGGGCCCTCCAGTTTCTACCAGAGCTTCCACCAGGGGCTGCTGAAACACTGAGGGAGAAGACCAGAACTTTCTGGAGGCTGTTTGGTGGACTCAGCCATCAGGGAACTGGCAGAAAACAGCTTCTTGACCTCCTCCCTTCATCCTCACCATGAGGGAGGAGCTTTCCAGGTTTCCCAAAACAAAGtaggaaataaataaacacTGCTTATTCCTTCATATCTGGTGTCAGTAAACTCCGTGACTTCAGGGAAGATCGTTTGTGACAGTCGGATAGTGTAGGAATGTTGGGGTTCTCTCACTGCACTACTCCTCAAAGCCATGAAGAGCAAACCTAAGAGTTTCAGACAGTTCCTGTGCCCTGATGTACTACCACCTTGAAAACTGGTCCCCTTCTAGGTTGGGGAACATTTCCAACATATCCCCTATGAGTTCTCAACTTCTCAATCAAAAGTTACCTACCGAGTCCGTGTAGTGGACACAGTTACCTCACAACTCAAAATGAAGCCATTCTCAACCTGCTTTCCCAGATATCATTCCCATGTGAGCCATGCAGTCTATTCCTGCCTGGGTGTGGCTGCAGCTCTTGCACGCTGTCACTAAAGGCAGTGATGCACCTAAAAGCATAACTTCAGGCTATTTAGAAGTTGTTATTCTTGATTCCAGCTGATTTGTACCTCCCCAGATTTGTATGCCAGGAACTGAACACGTTTTGCCATGATTACTGAGAAATTCACTTTCCATTTGTCTCTTCAAAGGAACACAGGGCCAAGCCCGTCTGctcttcagcctttcctttAGCCTGTCTAAAGCCTCTTACTCAGATACCCCCCAGAGATTTACAGAAGCCATtgtgattctttttcttcaaaagagcTCCAACATTTTTCTGACAAATTCTCCACATTTTGGACAGTGAGCAAAAAGCCAATGCCATGAAGGAAAGAGAACACTAAACCTGCTGAAGAACAAGTATTTGGAGCTTGCCAAAAATCATCTGAAAATCATCTTCTTTTATTGTCCCCTTTCGTCCCATTAGCTAGCCAAAACTTATGGCCCAGTCTTCAGCATTCAGATGGGACCAAGGAAAATGGTGGTGCTATCAGGATATGACACAATGAAAGAAGCTTTGGTGAACCAGGCGGATGCATTTGCAGGGAGACCTAAAATACCAATCCttgaaaaagcaggaagaggaagagaaaaaggtgaGCGTGCTGTTCTATTCCACATACACCTGCCTTCTGCAAAGAATGAGACTTTCGCCATGGAGAGGAGAATGCAGAACGTCTGACTTCTGTTTGCTAAGCATGTTAAGCAATGGAAATGAGGTGGAAATCGAACAATGTGTGGTGACATTCATCAGGGGTAAGGAGAGATGATACTCGTAATTTACACATAGGCATGTAATTTAAAGGCCTGAATCTGCAGCTGAGTCTTCCCTTAAAGATGACACGTTGAGGAGCTGACATGGGGCCATCTCCTGAATTCTTCTCACAAAAGCCATCCCTGCACTTGCCCAGCTACCGAAACCTTGCCGCATAAACCCAAAACAAGTCGGCAGGGAAGTGTCTACTACCTCAGCAGCACGATCTCCAAATACTCCTTGTGAGGCTGATATTATTTCaatttacatttcagaataaatctCTCTTTAAGAGAGAATCAACAATAACCTGAGCCTTTAGTCTGCTTCCCCAGAGGGAGCTCACTCCTGCTCTGAGTCCTTCTGGTGCAGATTGCACCCTCCACAGGTGTTAGACACTGAACTTGATCTTTTGTGACCCATAAATATTGATGGGATACGTGGAAGTAGGGACATGAGGGATTGTCTTCTTCTGACAGGAAAGCAAGGGTGAGCACATTTCTATCCTGTGACCAGCTCTGAGTAACCCAGAAATTGTCAAATGCCACCTATCTGCAATCGTTTTCTTTCCTCACTAATGACAGTTTCTTGAACAAGGCTCTGAGCAAGACTAAGAGAGCATGATAGGTGCAAGGAGAGTAAATAGCAGCACCAGCTTGACCAAAACTTCTCTGCAGATGCCACGGACAAGTCTCTGCAGCTTTTCTAGTGTGTAAGGGGGTAGGATTACCCCCATCAAGTGGGGAGTTTTTACAAACAGATGCCCATATTTGAGGTTTCATTTACCCTCTGCTGTCTATGTAAGAACACAGGTGCTTTTGAGAGAGGATGCCTATCACCTAAGGGAGACATCTGAGGTTAATGAGCACACTCATCATCCCAGGTGATGTCCCAGAGGCACAAATCTCACTCTTTGTTCTAAACAAAGCTGAACAAAAGCCCTCATGTCTCAGGGCACATCAGACACCTCATGAACTGAGAATGGTGGCTGCTTCCCTCAGAGATTTCTCCTGACATATCTTTCTTGTCTTATTTCATTCTACATGGGGACACAACATGTCCTGAGAGCTTGACAGGTTTTCTTCCAGCACTGATCTTTACCAGGATTCAGGGTACAAGAGGAACCTTTGCTCTCATGGtgaaatttctatttctgtgttttcgttttctgtttcaggatttgtattttcttatggAGAAAACTGGAAAGTGATGCGAAGATTTACTCTTACAACCTTACGAGACTTTGGAATGGGCAAGAAGGCCATAGAGGATCGTGTTGTAGAAGAGTACAGATGCCTGGCAGACACCATCGAGGCACAGAAAGGTGGGGGGAATCTTACCTTCATAACACTCTGATTTTCCTCAAGCCTCCCACAAAAATGCCAatagtaaaggaagaaaagtctcTGAACTCTTTCAGAGATCTACCTTTCTCCAGCCTCCATGCTCCAAGGGGTTTACACAAGCTGTCTGCCTCTGCCTCTCTACCTGGCAATTGCCTGACatgcaaatgaaaagcattCATTGAGGCACTGCAAGTCAAATGTGGAGTCAGACatcaagcagcacatctcagaAGAGTAATTGCTCCTCCACGTGCAGCGCCTTTGATCGATTTAGTGGCACTGGGAGAGCAGAAGGCTATTGCGAGGTCTTGCATACCTATACTAAAAAATTGATTGTCGCTAAAGGCGCATGTCCGCAAAACCCTTTCCAATAGGAGGCAGAACATCCAGTTACACATTTCACCAGCATCGCCCAAGACTAATCCTCTCACGAGGCTGTTACCAACAACAGGACTTCAGTAGGTAGCTCTTTTGACCAAGCAGACTTGGGATAAAAACAGATTTCTACATCATCATTCTAGTTCAGGCTTCAAGTCCTCACCTTGAACCCTGAAAGCAAGAGCTGTATCCAGCTGCAAAGGGGATGCACCAGAGGGATCTAGAAGCTGTAGAAGTGCGAGCCCCAGCAGGAAAGACTGAGTGACCAGGAGCTACTGAGTTCAGAGATTGGACCTAAAGGGCCTAAACGGACACAGTTCAACCCTCAAAGAAGAGTGCTGATAAGGGACAGCCCAGGACAGCACCGATGGGGGAAGTGTCAATGCAGTTTTTCCCTTATTCCTGGAAATTTTAAGACCATGTATGCCCAGATagagcagcctggggaagggccACAAAGACCCCCAGGGCTGCAATAGTCTTGGAGAAAATGGAAGGGAGCACAAAAGACTTGCATTCAGTCTCTGGTCTGTCTAAATGCTGTTAGGGATGTGAGAACCCTGAGATGGGGGAGCTtttcctcctgccagctccatGCTTATCATGTCCCGGACTTCACTGAGCCTCTGCATGCTACTTTAATTAATTAGAATAACTATTGACTTTGTTGTTTGTACCTCCTTTTCCCATGCTAGGGAAGCCCCTTGAGATTAATCTGATGTTGAATGCCGCTGTCGCTAACGTCATCGTATCCATATTGCTTGGAAAGCGATATGACTATGAAGACCCCACATTCAAAAGGCTCCTGTTATTGGTGAATGAATATGTCAGGATTTTTGGAGCTCCATCAATTTCGGTAATTCATACTGTTTGAATACTGCTCTTCAAAAGCATGATGGTGGTATACAGAGGTACACCTCTCCAATGCTGATCTTTGCAACACATTTATCTGTGCATGACAAATGCAGCCTGAAATGGCAGAAGGTGGACCTCTGATGTTATTTattggcagcacagcctgggaaaTTATAAGTTCCTCCTTTCTTGAAGAATTGAATAACGTGTAATACGATACAAGGATTGTGTCCCCTAGCAATAGAAGGTGGTCATTATTCCCTATCTTCCATCACAAAAAAACAAGGTCAAAATCAGTGTGGGAATGACTGCAACGGCCTCTTAAACTTGAGAGTCCCAATTCCAACCAGTGTGTAGAGGGAGGGATGAATTCTGTAGTAGCGGAGAGGTAGGAAACTTTGTCAAGGACATGTGCACAAACATGGGATTTCTAGGACATCATCAACTACTGAGATCAGTACTCAGTGTAAGAGGGAATATGTTTCGACCATTTTACACAGTTGGCCAGGGAAAAAGGAGGACAGAGAAACGTATTGCATCTTGAGTACAAGGCTACACACCACTTTCTCTAACGTCTTTTCTTAATACACACTGTTGAACTGTAGTGCACCTGCTTagcagctgttttttcttcctcgCTATCTCTGCATCTTCAGATATACAACATGTTCCCGTTCCTTGGGTTCCTCCTGAAGGACTACAAAATTTTTATGCAGAATGTAAAAGAAATCAGTGCTTTTATCAAGGTGACTTTCATAGAACATCTCAAAGCTCTGGACAGAAATGACCAGAGGAGCTTCATTGATGCTTTCCTCGTGAGACAACAAGAGGTAACTGAATATCAGCAGCTTCTTCAACTCTCCTCACTTTCCTTTCAAGGCTTGGTAGATAAACAAATGGTCTTCGGCAGAGATGTAGCACGTGCAAAACTCCTAGCAGACACTGTGGTCAGGCTAAAAGACTGTGCAGT
This Phalacrocorax aristotelis chromosome 3, bGulAri2.1, whole genome shotgun sequence DNA region includes the following protein-coding sequences:
- the LOC142054272 gene encoding cytochrome P450 2K1-like codes for the protein MDWVNIAPVGLLFILVLLLILKRQHVRNSHTRDNFPPGPRALPIIGNLHTVDLKRPYLTMLELAKTYGPVFSIQMGPRKMVVLSGYDTMKEALVNQADAFAGRPKIPILEKAGRGREKGFVFSYGENWKVMRRFTLTTLRDFGMGKKAIEDRVVEEYRCLADTIEAQKGKPLEINLMLNAAVANVIVSILLGKRYDYEDPTFKRLLLLVNEYVRIFGAPSISIYNMFPFLGFLLKDYKIFMQNVKEISAFIKVTFIEHLKALDRNDQRSFIDAFLVRQQEENGKANNYFNNENLTEVVRNLFIAGVETTSTTLRWGLLLMMKYPEIQKKVQEEIEQVIGSTPPRIEHRTQMPYTDAVVHEIQRFANILPLNLPHETTADVTLKGYFIPKGTYIIPLLASVLRDKSQWEKPDIFYPEHFLDSEGKFVKKEAFIPFSAGRRICAGETLARMELFLFFTSLLQRFTFRPPPGVSISDLDLSPSFELTIPPVCAVPRS